The region CGCTGCGCCAGGTCCGGGCGTCGATCAGCGGCAGCAGGCCCGCGCCGTACGCCCCGGGCTTCGAGCCGAAGATCCGGGCGGTGGCCCGCCGCTCGTCGCCGTGCTCGGCGAGGTCGGCGGCGACGTGCGCGCGCAGGTAGTTCTCCTCGGCCGGCTCGTCCAGGGCGGCGACCCGCCGGACCGCGTCGTCGAGCAGCGCCACCACGTGCGGGAACGCGTCGCGGAAGAAACCGGAGATGCGCACGGTGACGTCGACCCGGGGCCGGCCCAGCTCGGCCGTGGGCACCACCTCGATGCCGGTGACCCGCCGGGACCGGTCGTCCCAGACCGGGCGGCAGCCCAGCAACGCGAGCACCTCGGCGATGTCGTCGCCCTGGGTCCGCATGGCGCTGGTGCCCCACACGGTCAACCCCACCGAGCGGGGGTACGCCCCGGTGTCGGCGAGGTGCCGGGCCAGCAACGAGTCGGCGAGGGCGACCCCGACGTCCCAGGCGTTGCGGCTGGGGATGGCCTTCGGGTCGACGGAGTAGAAGTTGCGACCGGTGGGCAGCACGTTGACCAGGCCCCGAGTGGGGGAACCGGACGGGCCGGGCGGCACGAACCGACCGTCGAGCGCCCGGAGGGTGTTGGTCAGTTCGTCGGTGGTGCGGTCCAGCCTGGGTACCAGTTCGGTGGCGGCGAAGCGCAGCACCGCGGCGACGTCCGGGATCGACCGGCCGGTGACCTCCACCACCACCGCGTCGACGGTGTCGGCGTCCCAGCCGAGCGTCTCCATCCCGATGACCAGGCGCCGGGCGAGCGCCTCGATCAGGTCGACGGCGTCGGCGGCGGTCCCGGCGGGCCCGTCCACCACGTCGGTCAACGCGCTGGGCAGCGCCAGTCGTCGTCCCGGTGACGCGAGCAGCTCCTGCTCGTCGAGGGAGTACGCGACGGCGAGGGCCTGCCGCAGGCCGGGCAGGGCGTGGGCGCCACCCCAGATCTGCGGTGCGCGCAGCACCGCGAGGACCAGGTTGACCCGGGGCTCCCCGGTCGGCGCGTCGGCGAGGATGTGCAGGCCGTCGCGGATCTGCACGTCCTTGACCTCGCACAGGTACCCGTCGAGGTGCAGCACGAAGTCGTCGAAGTCGTCCGCGTCGGGCATCGCCTCGGCGTGCAGGTCGTGGTGCAGCTCGGCGGCGCGCACCAGGTCCCAGATCTGCGCCCGCACGGTGGGCACCTTGGCCGGGTCGAGGGCCTGCACCGTGGCGTACTCGTCGAGCAGTTGTTCCAGTTTGGCCAGGTCGCCGTAGGTCTCGGCGCGGGCCATCGGCGGCACCAGGTGGTCGATGACCACGGCGTGCGCCCGCCGCTTGGCCTGGGTGCCCTCGCCGGGGTCGTTGACGATGAACGGGTAGACCAGCGGAAGGTCGCCGAGGACCGCGTCGGGCGCGCAGCCGGCGGCCAGGCCGAGGCCCTTGCCGGGCAACCACTCCAGGGTGCCGTGCTTGCCCAGGTGCACCACGGCGTCCGCGTCGAAGCCGCCGTCGACGGCCGGCGTGGCCAGCCAGCGGTACGCGGCCAGGTAGTGGTGACTCGGCGGCAGGTCCGGGTCGTGGTAGATGGCGATCGGGTTCTCCCCGAAGCCGCGTGGCGGTTGGATCAGCAGCACCACGTTGCCGAAGCGCAGCCCGGCGAGCACGATGTCGCCGCCCTCGGTGTACAGCTCGCCGGGCGGTTCACCCCAGTGTTCCCGCATCCGCTCGCGCAGCTCGGCCGGGACCTGGTCGAACCACCGCTGGTACGTCGGACCGGGAATCCGGGCCTCGGCGGCGGCCAGCTGCTCCGGGGTGAGCCACTCCACGTCGTGGCCTCCGGCGGCGATCAGCGCGTGGATCAACGCGTCCCCGTCGGTGGGCGGTGGCGCGTCGCCCAGGTCGTAGCCGTCCTCGGCCAGCGCGGCGAGCAGACGGACCGCCGAGACCGGGGTGTCCAGCCCGACGGCGTTGCCGACCCGGGAGTGCTTGGTGGGGTACGAGCTGAGCACCACGGCGACCCGCTTGTCGGGGTTGGGCAGGTACCGCAGCCGGGCGTGGCGCACCGCGATCCCGGCGACCCGGGCGGCCCGCTCGGGATCGGCGGCGTAGACCGAGAGACCGTCCGAGTCGATCTGCTTGAACGAGAACGGCACGGTGACGATGCGGCCGTCGAACTCGGGGATGGCCACCTGCATGGCGGCGTCCAACGGGGACAGCCCGGCGTCGCTGTCGGCCCACTGCTTCCGGGTGCTGGTCAGGCAGAGCGCCTGGATGACCGGCACGTCCAGGGCAGCCAGGGCGCCGACGTCCCAGGCGTCCTCGTCGCCGCCTCCGGAGGCGTCCGCGGCGACCGCGCCGCCGGCCGCGAGGACGGTGACCAGCAGCGCGTCGCAGCGGGCGAAGAGCCCGAGCGGGCCGGCGCCGGTGGTGAGCCCGCGCAGCGAGCCGCAGAAGATCGGCAGCGGG is a window of Micromonospora sp. WMMD961 DNA encoding:
- the cobN gene encoding cobaltochelatase subunit CobN, which translates into the protein MRILLLSTADTDLLAARASGADYRLANPARVAADEVPALLDGVNLVVVRLLGGRQAWPDGLATVLTSGVPTVVLGGEALPDAELMAISTVPSGVVTQALAYLVEGGPDNLGQLARFLSDTVLLTGEGFAPPAPTPAYGVHGEHPADPDRPTVGIVFYRAHALAGNTGFVDVLADAVRAAGGNPLPIFCGSLRGLTTGAGPLGLFARCDALLVTVLAAGGAVAADASGGGDEDAWDVGALAALDVPVIQALCLTSTRKQWADSDAGLSPLDAAMQVAIPEFDGRIVTVPFSFKQIDSDGLSVYAADPERAARVAGIAVRHARLRYLPNPDKRVAVVLSSYPTKHSRVGNAVGLDTPVSAVRLLAALAEDGYDLGDAPPPTDGDALIHALIAAGGHDVEWLTPEQLAAAEARIPGPTYQRWFDQVPAELRERMREHWGEPPGELYTEGGDIVLAGLRFGNVVLLIQPPRGFGENPIAIYHDPDLPPSHHYLAAYRWLATPAVDGGFDADAVVHLGKHGTLEWLPGKGLGLAAGCAPDAVLGDLPLVYPFIVNDPGEGTQAKRRAHAVVIDHLVPPMARAETYGDLAKLEQLLDEYATVQALDPAKVPTVRAQIWDLVRAAELHHDLHAEAMPDADDFDDFVLHLDGYLCEVKDVQIRDGLHILADAPTGEPRVNLVLAVLRAPQIWGGAHALPGLRQALAVAYSLDEQELLASPGRRLALPSALTDVVDGPAGTAADAVDLIEALARRLVIGMETLGWDADTVDAVVVEVTGRSIPDVAAVLRFAATELVPRLDRTTDELTNTLRALDGRFVPPGPSGSPTRGLVNVLPTGRNFYSVDPKAIPSRNAWDVGVALADSLLARHLADTGAYPRSVGLTVWGTSAMRTQGDDIAEVLALLGCRPVWDDRSRRVTGIEVVPTAELGRPRVDVTVRISGFFRDAFPHVVALLDDAVRRVAALDEPAEENYLRAHVAADLAEHGDERRATARIFGSKPGAYGAGLLPLIDARTWRSDADLAEVYAVWGGYAYGRGLDGREARADMERSFARISVAVKNQDTREHDIVDSDDYFQYHGGMVAMVRHLTGTAPAAYVGDSAMPHDVRTRTLGEETRRVFRARVVNPKWIAAMRRHGYKGAFELAATVDYLFGYDATAGVVDDWMYEHLAAAYLFDETTREFLEQSNPWALRGITERLLEAADRGLWAKPEPATLDRLRDTYLASEGDLEDRA